The nucleotide sequence ATTACGTTCCAGAACCCCACCAAGTGGTGAAAGGGCGCCGTCGAGTGGCGAGTGAAGCAGATTTCGGGttcgtttttattaaaaagcagtttttggtaatttatttttagataaatttcaaatttcaggtttaaaagtttttgctttggtgtgttttatatttgagtGAATGGTATATTGGGTTAAATCTAATTTATTCTATAAGGACTGTAACTATACCAGTATATCATCATTTGCAACAAACAgaatttgaataagagactgacactatacaattggttggacttatTTTCTGTCCGTTACGTTTTCATCGCAGCAAATCCAACATTTAAATCAACAATTCAACATTAAGATAAGCAACATTTAATTCAACTTACCCACAGACACTACCACGAATCCGACCCCCACCTTACCCACCACAACTCCCCCGCTCTCGCCCGACATCGTGTGGACCCCTCGTTGACCCACAGGGTCGGGAATTCCCCTTCACCCCGCCGACATTCACCCAGAAGGAGAGGGAATTTCCCGTCTCGTCGTCTCGGGGCTTCCCCATCTTCGTCGGTATCTTCCATAAACCACATGGGAAGAACCCACGAGGATTACCCAGGGGGAAGAAGGGTATTACCCTCAGCCCCCCAAAATATGAGGACGTCCAAGACAGGTAAACTGTGGACTCATTGTTCTCTTCACTTGAAACTTAACTAATTTTCTGTTTGATCCTATATAAGTGTGCCTATATACCAAACACCACACGGTGTACTTATATACCCCATGCTTTTTGTTCAGTTCGATTATTTGTGACTTCTTATAACTCAGTTCTGTGTGAATTCTGACTTAAAAGTCCTTCAACAGACTATCGTACTTAGACCAGCAAGCAACAATATTTAATACTCTAAAAAACCCTACCATATTCAAATatgtaaaccaaaaaaaatctATGATACTTCTAAGTTAAACTTACTATGTTAAAAACGCACTTATGCTAAAccttatatatacttatactAAACCTTACAGAGCAATATCTTGGTGATGTTCGTACACCTCAACAccacacaacaacaacaccacGATCACACCATCATTACCAACCTACAACTTCTTATTCTAAAGAATCATTTCATGGCCACGAGGAAAATTCAATGCATCATAACTTCAAGGTAAACAGTTAATGTTAAATACCACTGCTAATATGTCACACGCATACTTGGGAGTAAAGTCTTGAAAAAAGTTcactatgtttaacaacttttaGAGTAACTGTGTTTTCACAATGACACCCCGTTTTTGCAAAACGAAAAACTAGAGAAGCCTGTGCAAGAattgtatataacttttaagcaACTATTCTTGTGAGGCGTTTGTCTCCGAAAAATTAGGCATAAAAGAACAAgggattttgtttgtttgttccaattcaaataaatcaaaaaaactgtaatttacttgatttttttgttaaaatcctAATAAACAAATTCTTACAGTACGTTGGTTCTTCCCCTCGTACTCGCCGTTCAAGTTCCGGGGCTCAGTCAACCGTATCGATCGATTCGTCACACTTGGATGAGCAGCTAAGCGCTGAAGCGAATCCACCACCTCGTACCGAGGAAGTCGATAGTCctactgtgatgtcacaatcacaGAGAATAAggtggttatgatgtcataatgttgtATCACTCTAAAACAGTCGTTGCataaacaacatacataaGCTGTCTGGGTGTTGTGGTAATGAGCCAAAGTtggtctaaaaaaaaaattggtctAAATTATAGGTCCTCTTATAGGAAGTTAAAGAATAAGAttaccaaactttttttaaagaacttctaagtaaaaaagtaatatttaaatttttgactTCAGCGcaaaccaacaaaacaaccaaACTCCTCAAGTAGCAGAGAAATTATCAAAAAGTGTCAGCCTTGGTGCAAATCTGCATGAACGAAATAaggtaatattaataaattttgttaccTGGATTAGATTTTGGaacagaaataaatttaatattcgTATTGAGTAACAGGCATACTCTGTTctaaatattgaatttatctgggtgtttgggtaatgggccaaatctgtaacataagttttataaCAAGAACATCTacaaatagaatagaacaacaaactttataaaataaataaatgaaatttatttcgtctcttcggtcacaaTATCAAGGAACAAGCGAGTtgacaaaagcaaaaagatgatagtaattgtaaaacaatagttattaaaacacgcttatggataaatcagaaaaaaatcatGCTTTGGATAAAAGGTGTGACTGTTACTTGTATCATgattatgttaaaacaatgaTCATTATTTTTCCACAGTCACCAAACACACCACGCAAGACCACACCCACGCCACGCCCATCCTCGCGCACCAGGGCACAATCAACAGAGAAACCGGACAAGAAAAAAGGAAAGTTGAGCAACTTGGTTGGTATAAGGAGTAGAAGCCAAAGCAGTACGCAAATAAGTAAGTATGTGGATTGTATGACAgtgtttattttcattgttcaAGGACATTCAACATTCGTTGCATTGTTTTatagttgtgtttttattaaccTGTTTGCAACAATCAGCCTTCAAAAGAAGCGCAtacctaaataaatattttacaaaaaaatattaagatattaaaataattttttctcaGAGAGCGACCAAAAGTTGAGTAATTCTACTCGGAGCTCAGAGTTTGGAGTCCAACCTGAGTTGAGTAGAGAAGGAAGCAGAGGATCCGCATCCGGATCGCTTCCAAGTCTCGTCTCTGAAGGATCATCGTAAGTTTGCTAcgattttacagtttttgttgtttttttgacaaaatgtaatttatttttattattatggtAAGTATTTTCTGGATCATTGTTGGataggtttttttttttttccgaaagcaattttattattattggttTTTAGGTGTTAAATAGGTATTACTGTTATgcctatttttaaattcattcaaactGATTTTTTCagagattttttttcatttatttaatactttgctttcatgtaatttttaatacaaaagaaacatattttaaacattttatttttgtcctAAAATAATGGAAGGTATTTTTTGATATTCATAATAGACAGAGATAGGAAATATGCATTAGTTTAAAGcaatttgattttattctttaCTATAGAACTGTGGGAAAAACTCTGCAAGATTTTGTTGGTGGCCTCGGACCTGGTCAGGTGGTTGGACGACAAACACTCGCTGCAAGCTCATTGGGCGATCTTGAGgtgaatgtgaatgtaacttatttaccctaaTAATAGTCGGCaacgccagtcgttataacatgggtgttctgttttatacaccttgtgcccgcttatgagttacagTGTACTCAACTTTGTAGGCGattattatgattttttattgaaaatattttttccagttGAGTTTTTATGAAACACGAGGTCAACTGGAAGTCCAAGTTATAAGAGCGAGGAATCTTGTTCCAAAAGCAAACACTAAAGTGCTTCCaggtatttgttgttttatttctatcTTATGCATTGTAAGCATAGGTGCCAAACTTTTTGAAATGCAgaggaggcagggatagttagacatgcatttctatgaaacaaatctaacgaATTGGTTCTactgtttactgattaatgcagtgcagaaattTCTAGGCTAGGACTGCACGTCCCTGTTATCCAGGTTTGGCATAAGACTATTGCTATAAATACggcttatttataaaaatagggGGGGGGAGGGGGTGTTCTTGGGGAAAACACAAGTCTTTCTATTACAAAGTGGTCaggggttgtttaaattgtcagccacacaaaaaagaaatcacacaaaaaaaaacaaaaatcctcttaaagttacatacttgttAGTAGGCATGTTGACCTTTGTTCATCTCTTAATAGTTTGTTTGAAAttcactttatttattttttattttttcagctCCTTATGTGAAAGTGTACCTCATGTTTGGTATGCAGTGCATTTCAAAGAAGAAAACTAAAATAGCTCGCAGAACACTCGATCCAGTGTTTCACCAAACTATGAATTTTGATCCAACTCAATACGGTCACACTGTCCAAGTAAGTTGTCTGGCAACCCTGAAAATGTAACAGGCAACGCAGTTTACACAATTTTCATCCTaagaagttataacacaggttatatttcatacatttcatgcaacagaagttttacatgtaactttgtgactactgggttaaaGAAATTAACACCAAATGTCTTGCATGCCTACAATGGTTACAAGTTTCATTTCATTTGCTCAACTAcgaagttacaaacgtggtaactcgtaagcgggcatagGATGTATGAAGCAACACCCAAGTTGTAAAACCACTGTCGTTGCATCACGCGAGGAtagaaaagttaaatttattcattctttctTAGGTGATTGTTTGGGGTGATTATGGTCGCATGGATCACAAGGCATTCATGGGTGTTGTACAAGTTAGGTTAGAAAACCTTGACCTTAGTCAGAACACCATTGGTTGGTATCGTCTCTTCCCAACCACATCACTAATTGATGCAGCTTCATTGGGAAGCACACGCCCAGGATCAATGACATCATTAGACAGTGATGCCACAACTTTTAGAAATTAACGGTCAACACTAaaaatttgtagtttttttgccCTTTTTTACTTTGATTACATAATGTACCAGGACACAACCAACACAGCAGTTATCTGCCTGTCTTCCTTTGGATGACAAACACCAAAAACACTCAGCTTCTTTTACTTGCCTAGCTCACAACAATACAAGAGATTCCATTTTCGCTTCATTCCGAATACTTTACGCTTGTACTGCTAATTTTTGTGCAATACTATTGTCTTGTATGGCTCAATAACAACACATGGTTCAAACGTCCTGCTGTTGAACGTTTAGCGGTAACTGTGCAATATGTCTTTTTCTTTGCACGGCGCTATGTGTGcttttattgaattaaatcTATTACTCGTGGAAATGTTATGTTAAtattcatttatattatttatggaTTTTTTAAGGGTGAACTAAAGTGAGTAGGATCATAGTAAACACATGTTATATGTATGTAAACATGTTATAGGCATAATAGGTAGGATTCTGCACATTGTTCTGTTGTAAATCCCCAAACTTGTGTTCTGTCAAGTAATAAGTGAGTGGTAACAGTATTGGAGATTTACTTTGAATTGTGTCATAAAAGTTTCCTTTCCGATTGATataaatgtgagattggaccccaacgtaTGATAcaggtatcatgtgtttataccaaaacttaaaaaaatcatttttttgctaaaggtaaaaatgtgagattggaccccaatgcatgataccggtatcatgtgttcataccaaaactcaaaaaaaaaattttgctaaagttgaaaatgtgagattggaccccagcgcatgataccggtatcatgtgtttataccaaaactcaaaaaaaaatttttttgctgAAGTGGAAAATGTAAGATTggacgcatgataccggtatcatgtgtttataccaaaactcaaaaaaatcaatttttttgctaaagttgagaatgtgagattggaccccaacgcatgataccggtatgatttgtttataccaaaactcaaaaaaaaaattttttttgctaaagttgaaaatgtgagattggacccaaaagcatgataccggtatcatgtgtttataccaaaactcaaaaaaaaaaaattttttgctAAAGTGGAAAAtgtaatcaattttttttgctaaagtTGAAAATGTGGGATTGGACCCAAACGCATGATactggtatcatgtgtttataccaaaactcaaaaaaatcaattataccaaaactcaaaaaaatcattttttttgctaaagttgtaaatgtgagattggaccccaacgcatgataccggtatcatgtgtttataccgaaactcgaaaaaaaatttttttttgttatagttgaaaatgtgagattggaccccaacgcatgataccggtatcatgtgtttataccaaaactaaaaaaaaatcatttttttgctaaagtTGAGAAAGTGAGATTGGACCCAAACGCATGATAcaggtatcatgtgtttatacaaaactaaaaaaaatcagattttttgcaaaagttgaaaatgtgagattggaccccaacgcatgataccggtatcatgtgttataccaaaactcaaaaaaatcagattttttgcaaaattcgAAAATGGAAGATTGGActccaacgcatgataccggtatcatgtgtttataccaaaactcccaattttttgcaaaattcgAAAATGGAAGATTGGACTCCAACGCATGAAacagattttttgcaaaagtcgaaaatgtgagattggactccaacacatgataccggtatcatgtgtttataccaaaactcaaaaaaatccgattttttgcaaaagtcgaaaatgtgagattggaccccaacacatgataccggtatcatgtgtttgtaccaaaactcaaaaaaatccgattttttgcaaaagtcgaaaatgtgagattggaccccaacacatgataccggtatcatgtgtttgtaccaaaactcaaaaaattcgattttttgcaaaagtcgaaaatgtgagattggaccccaacgcatgatacc is from Ciona intestinalis unplaced genomic scaffold, KH HT000478.1, whole genome shotgun sequence and encodes:
- the LOC100187081 gene encoding regulating synaptic membrane exocytosis protein 2, which translates into the protein MTRLDDTTQWFNLVMEEDTVNHSVSHSISHYDYVPEPHQVVKGRRRVASEADFGHYHESDPHLTHHNSPALARHRVDPSLTHRVGNSPSPRRHSPRRRGNFPSRRLGASPSSSVSSINHMGRTHEDYPGGRRVLPSAPQNMRTSKTEQYLGDVRTPQHHTTTTPRSHHHYQPTTSYSKESFHGHEENSMHHNFKYVGSSPRTRRSSSGAQSTVSIDSSHLDEQLSAEANPPPRTEEVDSPTVMSQSQRISANQQNNQTPQVAEKLSKSVSLGANLHERNKSPNTPRKTTPTPRPSSRTRAQSTEKPDKKKGKLSNLVGIRSRSQSSTQIKSDQKLSNSTRSSEFGVQPELSREGSRGSASGSLPSLVSEGSSTVGKTLQDFVGGLGPGQVVGRQTLAASSLGDLELSFYETRGQLEVQVIRARNLVPKANTKVLPAPYVKVYLMFGMQCISKKKTKIARRTLDPVFHQTMNFDPTQYGHTVQVIVWGDYGRMDHKAFMGVVQVRLENLDLSQNTIGWYRLFPTTSLIDAASLGSTRPGSMTSLDSDATTFRN